A region of Bicyclus anynana chromosome 15, ilBicAnyn1.1, whole genome shotgun sequence DNA encodes the following proteins:
- the LOC112045641 gene encoding integrator complex subunit 15: protein MSFSDLKHSLRKYDFPACAKEALIKIEMLLVGRAAPTNKQLDVAMDIISEFVFCETDRRGNRRGLNPLQELQLIDIICDYISACTNETTKNTIFLSLFGSMESQRKLKILSILASMAVSASSTPVLLAVGVWLQQMGSSSPQSLQLVENVIRDHFYLNTSNQTALKVLAKTAPQFVSNFITAVTELYMHDLQRVKKMPPKNLLEIITAWVYSNPTLCMSAQLNPASLPNGSIPMGAVTPLAGLIHWCALAPLYIDEDTEIEELPIKRIKLEDEKLPIIKSVPSKSFTEAELYVKLHLGVLHSLRAGRRTHGPPTAVNAQHLAALTPLVQNYAHQLLKCGVKLQNDTKLQDCLDRMGQSVQVALANGCVYGNISNLLAALDTLPENRLLRIIIKCHQQSI from the exons ATGTCTTTTTCCGATCTAAAACATTCTTTGCGAAAGTATGACTTTCCGGCTTGTGCAAAAGAAGCTCTTATCAAAATAG aAATGTTGCTGGTTGGGCGAGCAGCACCTACAAACAAACAGCTCGATGTAGCCATGGATATAATATCAGAGTTCGTGTTCTGTGAAACGGATAGACGTGGAAACAGACGAGGTCTGAACCCCTTACAGGAGTTACAGCTCATTGATATCATCTGTGACTATATATCAGCTTGTACCAACGAGACTaccaaaaatacaatatttttatctcTGTTTGGCAGTATGGAAAGTCAGAGGAAGTTgaaaattttaagtattttggCCAGTATGGCTGTATCAGCCTCTAGCACACCT GTATTGTTAGCTGTAGGTGTGTGGCTTCAACAAATGGGATCATCATCACCACAATCTTTGCAGTTGGTTGAAAATGTTATCAGGGATCATTTTTACCTCAACACATCCAATCAGACTGCCCTTAAGGTTTTAGCGAAAACAGCTCCACAATTTGTGTCCAACTTTATAACAGCTGTCACAGAGCTTTATATGCACGACTTGCAAAGGGTTAAAAAGATGCCCCCTAAGAACTTGTTGGAAATTATCACTGCCTGG GTATACTCAAACCCCACACTGTGTATGTCTGCTCAGTTGAACCCTGCGTCTCTACCTAATGGGTCAATACCTATGGGTGCAGTCACCCCGCTTGCTGGCCTGATACACTGGTGTGCCCTGGCCCCTCTTTATATTGATGAAG ACACAGAAATAGAAGAACTACCCATAAAGCGAATCAAACTAGAGGATGAGAAGTTGCCAATCATTAAATCAGTACCCAGCAAGTCCTTCACAGAAGCAGAGTTGTATGTGAAGCTACATCTCGGAGTCCTCCACAGCTTGCGGGCTGGGCGGAGGACCCACGGGCCGCCCACTGCTGTCAATGCTCAACATTTAGCTGCTCTGACACCATTGGTGCAAAACTATGCTCACCAACTATTGAAGTGTGGTGTTAAGTTACAAAATGATACTAAGTTGCAG GACTGCTTAGACAGAATGGGTCAATCAGTGCAGGTGGCACTCGCCAATGGTTGTGTATATGGCAACATCAGTAACCTGCTGGCTGCTTTAGACACGTTGCCAGAGAACAGGCTCCTGCGCATTATTATCAAGTGCCATCAACAAAGCATATGA